In one Cloacibacillus porcorum genomic region, the following are encoded:
- a CDS encoding ABC transporter ATP-binding protein, protein MSYIKFEKIVKKYGDNTVLRDVSLTVERGELVTLLGPSGCGKSTLLRCLAGLEQVSGGRIYVDGRDVTYTDPKDRQIGMVFQQYSLFPNMNVFENIAFGLRMKKMHIEDIRGKVAKAVAMVALEGKENAMPAQLSGGQQQRVALARSIVTEPKVLLLDEPLSAIDAKLRKSLQKEIRRIQRDMGITTIFVTHDQDEAMVMSDVIHLFNAGRVEQSGSPIEMYTQPETSFAASFIGNYNILSSAEFASMTGRLYAESHEVAIRPETVELSSEFAPVDGAYQFQGKIIDQTPRGNVLRYKIEAGGMEIVSDTLFRSRALFAKGDRVHITIMNRNCIRL, encoded by the coding sequence ATGAGTTATATAAAATTTGAAAAAATAGTGAAAAAATATGGCGATAACACCGTACTGCGTGATGTCAGCCTCACGGTGGAGCGGGGAGAGCTCGTGACCCTGCTCGGCCCCTCCGGCTGCGGTAAAAGCACCCTGCTGCGCTGCCTCGCTGGACTTGAGCAGGTCAGCGGCGGCCGCATATACGTTGACGGCAGGGACGTCACCTACACCGACCCCAAAGACCGCCAAATAGGAATGGTCTTCCAGCAGTACAGCCTCTTCCCGAACATGAACGTCTTTGAGAATATCGCCTTCGGCCTGCGGATGAAAAAAATGCACATCGAAGACATCCGCGGCAAGGTCGCGAAGGCGGTGGCGATGGTAGCCCTTGAGGGAAAAGAGAACGCCATGCCCGCGCAGCTCTCCGGCGGCCAGCAGCAGCGCGTCGCGCTCGCGCGCTCCATCGTCACCGAGCCGAAGGTGCTGCTGCTCGACGAGCCGCTCTCGGCGATAGACGCGAAGCTGCGCAAGTCGCTGCAAAAGGAGATCCGCCGCATACAGCGCGATATGGGCATCACGACCATCTTCGTCACTCACGACCAGGACGAGGCGATGGTGATGTCCGACGTGATACACCTCTTCAACGCCGGCAGGGTGGAGCAGTCCGGCAGCCCGATAGAGATGTACACGCAGCCGGAGACGAGCTTCGCCGCCAGTTTCATCGGCAACTACAACATCCTCTCGAGCGCGGAGTTCGCCTCGATGACGGGGCGGCTCTACGCCGAATCGCACGAGGTCGCCATCCGCCCTGAGACCGTCGAGCTGTCGTCCGAATTCGCGCCCGTAGACGGGGCCTACCAGTTCCAGGGGAAGATAATCGACCAGACGCCGCGCGGCAACGTGCTGCGCTACAAGATTGAGGCGGGCGGCATGGAGATAGTCTCCGACACCCTCTTCCGCAGCCGCGCGCTCTTCGCGAAGGGCGACCGCGTCCATATCACGATCATGAACCGCAACTGTATCAGGCTGTAG
- a CDS encoding PHP domain-containing protein: MDIRGFSEKGAWYKGNLHSHTTNSDGMLTPGESAALFKSRGYSFLCITDHDRYSDYSGELGDENFLILPGYEASAVLYSGITLRRRIKVHHVNAILGTSEMQRRAVCGRPEHLEFLPQRVFFGSWNGAAVLQEMVGRMERCGFIAMYNHPVWSRVSEYEFTGTRGLFAMEIFNYNTVNESGTGFDTLHWDLMLREGRRILGAATDDNHNEGKFDDACGGWITVKSERLTHDEIITNILAGNYYSSSGPEIYDWGVKNGRAFVSCGAVSRVNFIAGGCVNDGASVLCGSPDETMEYAEYKLSGSESYLRAECIDRYGRTAWTNPIFLREQ; this comes from the coding sequence ATGGATATCAGAGGATTCTCGGAAAAGGGTGCCTGGTACAAAGGCAACCTCCACAGCCACACGACGAACTCCGACGGTATGCTGACGCCGGGGGAGTCCGCGGCGCTCTTCAAAAGCCGCGGCTACTCCTTCCTCTGCATAACCGACCACGACCGCTATTCTGATTACAGCGGCGAGCTGGGTGATGAAAACTTCCTCATCCTGCCCGGTTACGAGGCCTCGGCGGTCCTTTACAGCGGCATCACGCTGCGCCGCCGTATCAAAGTGCACCACGTGAACGCGATCCTCGGAACCTCCGAAATGCAGCGCCGGGCGGTCTGCGGACGTCCCGAACACCTTGAATTCCTGCCCCAGCGGGTCTTCTTCGGCAGCTGGAACGGCGCGGCGGTGCTGCAGGAGATGGTCGGCCGCATGGAGAGGTGCGGTTTTATCGCGATGTACAACCACCCGGTCTGGTCGCGGGTCTCCGAATATGAATTTACCGGCACGCGCGGCCTCTTCGCGATGGAGATATTCAACTACAACACCGTCAACGAGAGCGGCACGGGCTTCGACACCCTGCACTGGGACCTCATGCTGCGCGAGGGGAGGCGTATCCTCGGCGCGGCGACCGACGACAACCACAACGAGGGCAAATTCGACGACGCCTGCGGCGGCTGGATAACGGTGAAGTCCGAGCGTCTCACGCACGACGAAATAATCACAAATATCCTCGCGGGCAACTACTACTCCTCGTCCGGCCCCGAAATATACGACTGGGGCGTGAAAAACGGCCGGGCCTTCGTCTCCTGCGGCGCTGTCAGCCGGGTGAATTTCATCGCCGGCGGCTGTGTCAACGACGGCGCCTCCGTGCTCTGCGGCTCGCCTGACGAGACGATGGAATACGCCGAATATAAACTCAGCGGCAGCGAAAGCTACCTGCGCGCCGAATGTATCGACAGATACGGCCGCACCGCCTGGACGAACCCGATATTTTTGCGGGAGCAGTAG